A single region of the Silene latifolia isolate original U9 population chromosome 8, ASM4854445v1, whole genome shotgun sequence genome encodes:
- the LOC141595664 gene encoding protein GLUTAMINE DUMPER 2-like translates to MRRGNTFELVHIVKKPGSYGAESLPPHQHRQVVGPATGWKSPVPYLFGGLAAMLGLIAFALLILACSYWKLSGHMDGGDDGGDGDDEKVKTAETVKAVYENSIFVIMAGEEKPTFLATPATSRTTSFGVSDGKPSCSCSCSSSSSDEGGDVEERKDVQLTTIITTRRNQDM, encoded by the coding sequence atgcgGCGAGGAAATACATTTGAATTAGTACACATAGTGAAAAAACCAGGATCATATGGAGCTGAATCACTTCCCCCACATCAACACCGCCAAGTTGTGGGTCCGGCGACCGGGTGGAAGTCACCGGTCCCGTACTTATTTGGCGGTTTGGCGGCCATGCTGGGGCTTATTGCTTTTGCGTTGTTGATTCTTGCGTGTTCGTACTGGAAGCTCTCCGGCCACATGGACGGCGGCGACGACGGTGGGGATGGTGACGATGAGAAGGTGAAGACAGCTGAGACGGTGAAGGCGGTGTATGAGAATAGTATTTTTGTTATAATGGCTGGGGAGGAGAAGCCGACGTTTTTAGCTACGCCGGCGACTAGTCGGACGACATCGTTTGGTGTTAGTGATGGTAAACCAAGCTGTTCTTGTAGTTGTTCTAGTAGTAGTAGTGATGAAGGTGGTGATGTGGAGGAGAGAAAAGATGTTCAATTAACGACTATAATAACGACAAGGCGGAACCAGGATATGTAG